A DNA window from Streptomyces sp. CA-278952 contains the following coding sequences:
- a CDS encoding aldehyde dehydrogenase family protein translates to MSGSSPGKLFIGGEWTEPAAGHYEVIDPATEEVVGLAPEASRAQVYEAAAAARAAFGPWSRTRPEERAAILDRAADLVRRDFAAHAEVARAESGATASTARSLQVGVGIARFRRYARGALEPVEEAVVPQINEAGPMGRAGVFGALAVRQPVGVVTCVTSYNNPWANPAGKIAPALAMGNTVVVKPAPQDPLSVYRMAAALAEAGVPPGVVNVVTGSGAEVGEAAVDAPEVDMVSFTGSTAVGQRIAEVCGRGMKRQLMELGGKGAALVLDDADVDVAVAGIGTTFSFYSGQICTAPTRVLVHRSRQDELIAALTAYANRLTVGDPRDRATVVGPVISAAHRDRVEAYVELGRKEGARVVTGGVRPGHLDRGFYVAPTLLADCTPDMRVVREEIFGPVVVVVPFDDEEEGVALANDSDYGLIDYVWSGDVARAFRIARRLRAGGVGVNTVGRNMEAPFGGFKKSGVGRDVGSYALHAYSETQAIVWPG, encoded by the coding sequence GTGAGCGGCAGCAGCCCCGGCAAGCTCTTCATCGGCGGGGAGTGGACCGAGCCCGCCGCCGGGCACTACGAGGTCATCGACCCCGCCACCGAGGAGGTCGTCGGCCTCGCCCCGGAGGCGAGCCGCGCCCAGGTGTACGAGGCCGCCGCGGCGGCGCGCGCCGCCTTCGGGCCCTGGTCGCGGACCCGGCCCGAGGAGCGTGCCGCGATCCTCGACCGGGCCGCCGACCTCGTCCGGCGGGACTTCGCCGCCCACGCCGAGGTCGCGCGGGCGGAGAGCGGCGCCACCGCCTCCACCGCCCGGTCCCTGCAGGTGGGGGTGGGCATCGCCCGCTTCCGGCGGTACGCGCGAGGGGCGCTGGAACCCGTCGAGGAGGCCGTCGTACCTCAGATCAACGAGGCCGGTCCGATGGGGCGGGCCGGGGTCTTCGGGGCGCTGGCCGTCCGCCAGCCGGTCGGCGTGGTCACGTGCGTCACCTCGTACAACAACCCCTGGGCCAACCCGGCGGGCAAGATCGCGCCCGCGCTCGCGATGGGCAACACGGTCGTGGTGAAGCCTGCCCCGCAGGACCCGCTCTCCGTCTACCGGATGGCCGCCGCCCTCGCGGAGGCGGGTGTTCCGCCGGGCGTCGTGAACGTCGTCACCGGGTCGGGCGCGGAGGTGGGGGAGGCCGCGGTCGACGCCCCGGAGGTCGACATGGTCAGCTTCACCGGGTCCACCGCCGTGGGGCAGCGCATCGCGGAGGTGTGCGGGCGCGGGATGAAGCGGCAGCTGATGGAGCTGGGCGGCAAGGGGGCGGCGCTCGTCCTCGACGACGCCGACGTGGACGTGGCCGTCGCGGGCATCGGCACGACGTTCTCGTTCTACAGCGGACAGATCTGTACGGCTCCGACCCGCGTCCTGGTCCACCGGTCCCGGCAGGACGAGCTGATCGCCGCGCTCACCGCGTACGCGAACCGGCTCACCGTCGGCGACCCCCGCGACCGGGCCACCGTCGTCGGCCCGGTCATCTCGGCGGCCCACCGCGACCGTGTCGAGGCGTACGTGGAGCTGGGCCGGAAGGAGGGCGCGCGGGTCGTCACGGGCGGCGTCCGGCCCGGCCACCTGGACCGGGGCTTCTACGTGGCGCCCACGCTGCTGGCCGACTGCACCCCGGACATGCGGGTGGTCCGCGAGGAGATCTTCGGGCCGGTCGTGGTGGTCGTCCCCTTCGACGACGAGGAGGAGGGCGTCGCCCTGGCCAACGACAGCGACTACGGCCTCATCGACTACGTGTGGTCCGGGGACGTGGCCCGCGCCTTCCGGATCGCCCGCCGGCTGCGCGCGGGCGGGGTCGGCGTCAACACGGTCGGGCGGAACATGGAGGCCCCGTTCGGCGGGTTCAAGAAGAGCGGGGTGGGGCGGGACGTGGGCTCGTACGCGCTGCACGCCTACAGCGAGACACAGGCGATCGTCTGGCCCGGCTGA